One window of Methylococcus sp. EFPC2 genomic DNA carries:
- the hisD gene encoding histidinol dehydrogenase: MSELNLTRLYAADAGFESQLDALLAWDESEDAAIHQRVLEIIGRVRREGDAAVLDYTARFDHYEAGSAAALELPRAELKRAWDSLPAEQASALQKAAERVRAYAEHQKADSWRYTEADGTVLGQQVTPLDRAGVYVPGGKAAYPSSVLMNVIPAKVAGVPEIVMVVPTPRGEVNALVLAAAYLSGVDRVFRIGGAQAVAALAYGTQTIPRVDKIVGPGNIYVATAKKLVFGQCGIDMIAGPSEILVISDGLTDPDWIAMDLFSQAEHDEDAQAILISPDAAHLDAVAASIDRLLPTMARREVIAASLGKRGALIQVGDLEQAAEVANRIAPEHLELSVADPEALTRRIRNAGAIFMGRYTAEALGDYCAGPNHVLPTAGTARFSSPLGVYDFQKRSSLIFCSADGADVLGRTASVLARGEGLEAHARSAEFRIKP; this comes from the coding sequence ATGAGCGAACTCAACTTGACCCGACTGTACGCGGCGGACGCCGGATTCGAAAGCCAGCTCGACGCCTTGCTGGCCTGGGACGAAAGCGAAGACGCGGCGATCCATCAGCGGGTCCTGGAAATCATCGGCCGCGTCCGGCGCGAGGGTGATGCGGCGGTGCTGGATTACACGGCCCGTTTCGATCACTACGAAGCGGGTTCGGCCGCTGCCCTCGAACTGCCGCGCGCGGAGCTGAAGCGCGCCTGGGACAGTCTGCCGGCGGAGCAGGCGTCCGCGTTGCAAAAAGCCGCGGAGCGCGTGCGAGCCTATGCCGAACACCAGAAAGCGGATTCCTGGCGGTACACCGAGGCCGATGGCACCGTGCTGGGCCAGCAGGTGACGCCCCTGGATAGGGCCGGCGTCTACGTGCCCGGCGGCAAGGCGGCTTATCCGTCTTCGGTACTGATGAACGTGATTCCCGCCAAGGTGGCGGGGGTCCCGGAGATCGTCATGGTGGTCCCCACCCCGCGCGGCGAAGTCAACGCGCTGGTGCTGGCTGCCGCCTATCTGTCCGGCGTCGACCGGGTATTCCGCATCGGCGGTGCCCAGGCGGTGGCGGCGCTCGCCTACGGTACCCAGACCATACCGCGGGTCGACAAGATCGTCGGTCCCGGCAACATCTACGTGGCCACCGCCAAGAAACTGGTGTTCGGCCAGTGCGGCATCGACATGATCGCAGGTCCCTCGGAAATCCTGGTGATCAGCGATGGACTGACCGACCCGGACTGGATCGCCATGGATCTGTTTTCGCAGGCCGAACACGACGAGGATGCCCAGGCCATACTGATCAGTCCCGACGCCGCGCATCTCGATGCCGTCGCGGCGAGCATAGACCGGCTGCTGCCCACCATGGCGCGCAGGGAAGTGATCGCCGCTTCCCTGGGCAAGCGCGGCGCGCTGATCCAGGTAGGCGATCTGGAACAGGCGGCCGAGGTGGCCAACCGCATCGCGCCGGAACACCTGGAGTTGTCGGTGGCCGATCCGGAAGCCTTGACCCGGCGCATCCGCAACGCCGGGGCGATCTTCATGGGGCGCTACACCGCCGAGGCTCTGGGCGATTATTGCGCGGGACCGAATCACGTCCTGCCGACTGCCGGTACAGCGCGTTTTTCTTCGCCGCTGGGCGTTTACGATTTCCAGAAACGCTCCAGCCTGATCTTCTGTTCGGCCGATGGTGCCGACGTACTGGGCCGCACGGCATCGGTGCTGGCGCGCGGGGAGGGTCTTGAAGCCCATGCCCGTTCGGCCGAGTTCCGCATCAAGCCCTGA
- the hisG gene encoding ATP phosphoribosyltransferase — protein MLTLAISKGRIYQDTMPLLASAGIVPTEDPEKSRKLIIPTNRADVQFLVIRATDVPTYVEYGAADLGIAGKDVLVEYGADGLYEPLDLGIARCRLMTAARVGFQPTGRRLRVATKYVHTAQRYFARQGRQAEIIKLYGSMELAPLVGLADCIVDLVDTGNTLKANGLEPRELIMNVSSRLVVNKAAMKMKHQAVSRFISDLGGIVSRQANLSE, from the coding sequence ATGCTGACGCTCGCCATTTCCAAGGGGCGCATCTACCAGGACACCATGCCCTTGCTGGCGAGCGCGGGCATCGTGCCGACGGAAGACCCCGAAAAGAGCCGCAAGCTGATCATACCCACCAATCGCGCGGACGTGCAGTTCCTGGTCATACGGGCGACCGACGTGCCGACTTACGTGGAATACGGCGCGGCCGATCTGGGGATCGCCGGCAAGGACGTGTTGGTCGAATACGGTGCGGACGGCCTCTATGAGCCCCTGGATCTGGGGATCGCGCGCTGCCGGCTGATGACCGCCGCGCGGGTCGGATTCCAGCCTACCGGCCGGCGCCTGCGGGTGGCGACCAAGTATGTGCACACCGCCCAGCGTTATTTCGCACGACAGGGCCGCCAGGCCGAGATCATCAAGCTCTACGGCTCCATGGAGCTGGCTCCCTTGGTCGGCCTGGCCGATTGCATCGTCGATCTGGTCGACACCGGCAATACCCTCAAGGCCAACGGCCTGGAGCCGCGTGAACTCATCATGAACGTTTCCAGCCGCCTGGTGGTCAACAAGGCGGCCATGAAAATGAAGCACCAGGCCGTATCCCGGTTCATCAGCGACTTGGGCGGCATCGTATCCCGCCAGGCAAACCTAAGCGAGTAG